A window of the Oncorhynchus mykiss isolate Arlee chromosome 15, USDA_OmykA_1.1, whole genome shotgun sequence genome harbors these coding sequences:
- the LOC118938827 gene encoding voltage-dependent calcium channel subunit alpha-2/delta-4-like, which translates to MARLIKMGMFKRVSLYDYQAMCKMGGHSASSARPLLSPFYGLAAALKWFLTNFLLFLLEFNICGLWHSDRFAEAKPGFKASAQKKKGDILQPCDTEYPSFVYEPSIKETNSLIKCGRCQKMFVTQAVPDSNLLMLVVQADCDCSRQYPAITMEPKEVKYIL; encoded by the exons ggTATCTCTGTACGACTATCAGGCCATGTGTAAGATGGGAGGACATTCTGCCAGCAGCGCCAGACCCCTTCTTAGT ccCTTCTATGGTCTGGCGGCTGCTCTAAAGTGGTTCCTCACCAACTTCCTGCT GTTTTTACTGGAGTTCAACATCTGTGGTCTCTGGCACTCTGACCGCTTTGCTGAAG CCAAGCCTGGCTTCAAAG CGTCGGCCCAGAAGAAGAAGGGAGACATCCTGCAGCCGTGTGACACAGAGTACCCCAGCTTTGTCTACGAGCCCTCCATCAAGGAGACCAACAGCCTCATTAAGTGTGGACGCTGTcagaa gatgTTTGTAACCCAGGCTGTCCCTGACAGTAACCTGCTGATGTTGGTGGTACAGGCAGACTGTGACTGTTCCCGTCAGTACCCCGCTATCACCATGGAACCCAAGGAAGTGAAATATATCCTTTAA